A window of Chryseobacterium scophthalmum genomic DNA:
AGGAAATCGGACTGCGTTTTCCCATCATCTATGTGAAACACTCTTTCGATTTTTATTGATTTATAATAGCTAATTAATTGAAATCTGTGAGTATCATTTATATGTTATTTAATAAGTAATGTATTAAAAAAATGCTCAGCAAAAATAAAACAGTGGTGACTATGAGCAAGAAAATGTTGTTCTCGTAAAATGTATTATTATTAATACGTTTTTTGTTATTGTAGTAATTAATATATGAAAATAATAAAACTATAGCTCCAACAATGACAATTACAATCCCTACAAGACTGGAATGTCCATTTTGAGCGTGCACTGTGTTTTTAGCTTCTGCAACTAAAGGTATCTGCTTAAGAAATAGGGAAAATTTAACTAGTATGAATCCGAAACCCATCAATGCTATCGATGTTCGCATCCACGCAAGAAATGTTCTTTCATTTGCC
This region includes:
- a CDS encoding YidH family protein; amino-acid sequence: MNKDKPNHTSEHLANERTFLAWMRTSIALMGFGFILVKFSLFLKQIPLVAEAKNTVHAQNGHSSLVGIVIVIVGAIVLLFSYINYYNNKKRINNNTFYENNIFLLIVTTVLFLLSIFLIHYLLNNI